The sequence TCCTTCTATGGTCTTTAAATCTTTAGATAAAATAGCTGTGGCATGATACATAAATTCATTTTTTATAAAAAATCTCAGATCGGTAAATATTACGTAATAGTAATCTCCTTTATCTTGAATATCTAAGTGATAAATAGGGGTAAACTTATGAAAAAACTCCCCTACTATAGAATGAAGAACTTGTTCATAAATAGGAATTTGTGTTTTTTCTAACTCTCTTTGTATCCTAAATTTCTTATTTAAAATATTTACTTGTCCTACTATAAATTTTTCCTTTGTTTCTAATATAAAATGTAATTTATGAATAGATGTCATAGCTGGTAATAATTTAATATTTTTTATAGTAATTTTTTGTCCAAATTGATAAAATATTTCTTTATAGATATTCATTTTTAACATCCATCGTAACAGTAAATATCCAAGAAAAATAAGTCCTGCTTTTAAAGTAACTATCCTGCTATTTGATGGATTTAAAAAAACCATATATAGAGATAAACCAATGATTACTGGATCAAAAGATAACAGCAATTCCCCAGAATAT is a genomic window of Garciella nitratireducens DSM 15102 containing:
- a CDS encoding metal-dependent hydrolase; this translates as MDPVTHGLVGLAVASVSEEPILGAVSIGTTLAAMLPDLDIVMQCKGHLSYLKNHRGISHSILFLIGISLLIAGILTFIFPNTPFLKVLVWTIAGGLSHSLLDVLNSYGAKLLWPMRQKRYSGELLLSFDPVIIGLSLYMVFLNPSNSRIVTLKAGLIFLGYLLLRWMLKMNIYKEIFYQFGQKITIKNIKLLPAMTSIHKLHFILETKEKFIVGQVNILNKKFRIQRELEKTQIPIYEQVLHSIVGEFFHKFTPIYHLDIQDKGDYYYVIFTDLRFFIKNEFMYHATAILSKDLKTIEGIFHPYSFHQRVSII